CCACACGCTCTCGTTGCCCGAGGAGGAGGTGGCCGTCATGGTCAAGTCGCTCCTGGAGCACCTCGGGCTGTTCGACCGGGCGCAGCTGGTCATGGCCGCGTACGAGTCAGGTTTGGTGACACCGGGAGAAAAGACTTCCTTTTCGTCGCTTTGACGATAAAAATCGCGCCGTACTAGGCTTGGCGGCGTGGCCCAACTGCGCATAGCCCTCGCACAGACGAACCCGACCGTCGGCGACCTTGACTCCAACGCCGACCGGCTGATCACGTGGACCCGTGATGCCGCCGCGCGCGGAGCCCATCTCGTGGTCTTCACCGAGATGTTCCTCACCGGCTATCCCGTGGAGGACCTCGTGCTGCGTACGTCCTTCGTGGACGCCAGCATCCGCACCCTGGAGGAGGTGGCGCGCCGGCTGGAGCGGGAGGGTCTGGGAGACCTGCCCGTGGTCGTCGGCTACGTCGACCGCGCGGGCCTGGCCCCCCGGGTCGGCCAGCCGAAGGGCGCCTCGCTGGACGCTGCCGCGCTGCTGCACAGGGGCGAGGTGGTCACCCGGACGGCCAAGCACCATCTGCCCAACTACGGAGTGTTCGACGAGTACCGCTACTTCGTGCGCGGCGACCGGCTGCCGATCTTCCGGCTGCACGGCGTGGACGTGGCGATCGCGGTCTGCGAGGATCTCTGGCAGGAGGGCGGCCCCGTGTCCGTCGTGGGGCAGGCCGGCGCCGGGCTGCTGGTCGTGCCGAACGCGTCGCCGTACGAGAAGGAGAAGGACGACGTACGCCTGGAGCTGTGCGAGCGCCGGGCGCGTGAGGCGGGCTGCGCGCTCGTCTACGTGAACCAGGTCGGCGGGCAGGACGAACTGGTCTTCGACGGCGACTCCATCGTGGTGGACGGCTCGGGCTCGCTGGTGGCGCGGGCGGGCCAGTTCAGGGAGGAGCTGCTGGTCGTGGACCTGGACCTGCCCGTCTCCGACGCGGAGACCGGCACGTTCCCGTACGACGCGAGCGACGGCACCACCATCACGGTGGACCGCACGGTGCTGTCGGACACCCCCGTGGAGCCCTATGAGCCGGCCCCCGCGACGATCGCCGAGCGCCTGGACCTGCACGCCGAGGTCTACTCGGCCCTGGTCCTGGCCGTGCGGGACTATGTGGCCAAGAACGGCTTCCAGTCGGTCATCCTCGGCCTGTCCGGCGGCATCGACTCGGCGCTGACGGCCACCATCGCCTCGGACGCCATCGGCCCGTCGCGCGTCAACGTGGTGCTCATGCCGTCGCGCTACTCCTCGGACCACTCGCTGGCGGACGCGGAGGAGCTGGTCCGCAGGCAGGGCGTGACCTCGGAGGTCGTCCCGATCGCCGACATCGTCGACGCCTTCGAGAAGGAGATCGACCTCTCCGGCCTGGCCGCGGAGAACCTCCAGGCGAGGGTACGCGGCATGATCCTCATGGGCCTGTCCAACCAGCACGGCCACCTGGTGCTGACGACGGGCAACAAGAGCGAGCTCGCGACCGGCTATTCGACGTTGTACGGCGACTCGGCCGGCGGCTTCGCCCCCATCAAGGACGTGCCGAAGACCATGGTCTGGGACCTGTCCAGGTGGCGCAACGCCAACTCGCTCCCCGAGTTCCTGCTCGAGGCGAAGGCCCCCATCCCCGAGAACTCCATCGTCAAGGAGCCGAGCGCCGAGCTCCGCCCCGACCAGCGGGACACGGACTCGCTACCGCCGTACGAGGTCCTCGACCGCCTGCTGGACGACTACGTGGAGAAGGACATGGGCTCGCAGGAGCTCATCGCGGCGGGCCACGATCCGGCGCTGGTCACGAGGGTCATCAGGCTGGTGGACCTGGCCGAGTACAAGCGCCGCCAGTACCCGCCCGGCCCCAAGATCACGCCGAAGAACTTCGGCCGCGACCGCCGCCTGCCCATCACCAACAGGTGGCGCGAGACCACCGGTCAGGCCTGACGGTTGTGAGTGTGGAGCTGCTCCGCGTCGAGCTGGGCGTCATCTGGCGGCTCGACGAGCGGGGCCGCCTGCCGGGGCCGGAGGACCTGGTGATCGGCGTGGCGGCCGACGGCATGACCGCGGCGGTGTCCGGGCACGTGCCCGGCCCGCTCGCCGCGCGCCTCCTCGACCTCGTCTCCCAGGGCGTCCCGTCGCCTCCCGGCCACCCGCCGGACGTCCTGGCGCGGTGCCGCGAGCTCCTCGGCGACGATCACGCGGTGTCCGGAGGGCCGAGCTACCTGGTGCGCCCGCCGGTCCGCTTCGAGGTGCCCGCCGAGGTCCTCAGGTCGGACGATCCGGCGCACGTGGAGCGCGTACGCCCGCTGCGGCCCTCCACCTGGGAGCCCGGCGAATGGGACGCGCTCGTCGGCGGCGGTGAGGGGGCGCCGTGGGCGATGATCGTCGAGGACGGGCAGGTGGCCGCGGTCTGCCACAGCGCGCGCCTGACCCCCGAGGGCGCCGAGGCGGGCACCTGGACGTCGCCCGCCTTCCGGGGGCGCGGGTACGCCGCGGCGACCACCGCCGTGTGGGCCGGCCTCCTGCCGGACCTCCCCCTCTTCTACAGCACCGGTGCCGACAACCGCTCCTCGCAGCGGGTGGCCGGGCGGCTCGGGCTCCGTCCCCTCGGCTGGCTCTGGAAGCTCACGCCCTAGCGTGGAGCACCTCCTGCTCCCATCGGTCGCGGGGCTGGGTGTGCAGACGCCAGTAGTGCTCGGCGATGTCGTCCGGGTCGAAGTCCGTGCCCGGCGCGACGGGCCCGGCCACGGTGACGCTCGCCACGTGCACGCCGGACGGCCCGTACTCCTGGTCGAGCAGCTTCACCAGCGTCCGCACGCCCGCCTTGCCGAGCGACAGGCTGGCGTACGCGGCCTTGGGCTCGGGCATCCCGCCGGTGACGAGGAACGACCCGCTGCCGCGCCGGGCCATCGCGGGCGCCACGTGCGCGGCCGCGACCATGGCCCCCACCACGTTCACCGCCCAGGCGTCGAGCTGGGCCCGCACGCTCACCTCGCCCGGCGTGTCGGGGCGGATGATCGCGGCGTTGTAGACCACGACATCCGGCGTGCCCAGTTCGGCGGAGACCGCGTCGAGTGCCGCCCGCAGCCCGTCCTCGTCGGCGACGTCGGCCTGGTACGTGAGCGCCCCGTCCAGATCGAGTCCCGTGCCGGTACGCGAGACGAGGGCGACCGGCAACCCTTCCCGCGCGAACCGGCGGGCGACGGACCGGCCGATTCCCGGCCCCGCTCCGATGATCACAACTCCAGGCATCATCGGCTCCTTTCCGTTGTTCGATCGCAAGCTAAGGCGTCACATCGATTTGACTGCTCCCCCGCGCCTGAAGGCGGGGGACTCCTGGCTCACGCTGCCTGACGGTCCTGCGGACTGTCGGGTCTTACGCGATCGGCACCAGCCGGGTTCAGACCAGCCCGGACCAGCATCACATGGGCGGAGTTCTTGTCCCTTGGCCGGGATGTTCCGCACGAGGTGCAGGTGTAGGTACGTTCGGAAAGAGGTAGTGCGTGCTTGGTTCTCGCTCCGCACGGTGCGCATTCGGTGGTGGTGTGCGCCGGGTGCACGAGCCGGACGTCCCGGCCGTGCTTGCGGCCCATCTCGATCAGGGCGCGCTTGGTGGCGCCGATGGCCGCGTCGGCGGCCTTGCGCGCCATGGTCGACTTGGCCAGGAACTTCGGCTTGAAGTCTTCCACCGCGAGCGCGTCATGATCGCGCACGACGCGTTTGGCCCACTTGCGGCCGGTGTCTTCCCGCTGCCGGGCGACCTTCTTGTACTGCTTGGCGCGCAGCTTCTTCGCCGCGCGGTAGCCCCGGGAGCCGGGCCGCCCTTTGGCGGGTTTGCGGCGGGCCATCATCTTGTCGTACCGGCCCAGCCTGGCCTGCGCCTTCTTGCCGTACTCCGGGTGCGGCAGGTCATGGTCGTCGCTGGTGGTGGTCGCCGTCTCTGTCACGCCCCAGTCGATACCGATCACCCGCCCCGTCTCCGGCAACAGTTGCACCTGGGCGGGGACGACGAACGAGCAGTACCAGTGGCCGAGGCTGTCGCGGTACACCCGCACCGACGACGGCTCGCCGGGCAGGCCACGCGACCACACCACGCTCAGCACAATCCCGCCCGCCAGGTGCAGACGGCCGTCCTTGATACCGAAGCCGCGCCGGGTGTAGTTGAGACTCGGGTCGGTCAGATCCTTCTTCTTCAAGCGCGGCATCCCGGCCCGCTGCCGGACCGGCAGGCGTTCGGCGATGTCTTTGAGGGCTTTGGCGCGGGATTTGCCGAAGTCCCGGATGATCTGCTGCTGCGGGACGCTGGAGCCCGCACGCAGCCACGGCGTGATCCGGCGGGCCTCGGTCAGCATCTTGTCGAGCTGGGCCGGGCCGCACGTCCGCTTGTCACCCGGATGGGCCCGGTTGTGCAGGTGCACCTGCTTGGACTTGGCGACGCACTCGTTCCAGACCCACCGGCACCGGTCCCACTCGGCCAGCAGGGCGGCGCGGGCGGTGGACGACACCCGAAGCCGGTAGGTATACCGGGCACGCCCGGCACCCTCGGCTACCAGCGGTGGTGTCGTCATGATCGGCCAATCTATCGGAGAGGTACGACAAAATTGAGCCTTCGTCCCAGGTTGAAGCCGCATCGTCTTGGCGGCGATCCGGCTGTCCCTGTCCTGCTTCGCACGAGTTCCGGACTTCTCCCGGCCCTAAAGGACCGGGCTTCCTCCGGAGGTTTCGGTGAAGGTCAAGGAGCGCATGAAGATCGGAGACCGGGCCCAGCGGAATGGGGTGAGCAGGCGGTTGCTCCGTTACTACGAGGAGCAGGGGCTGCTACGCCCGGTGCGGCTGCCCAACGGCTACCGCGAGTACGGCGAGCCGGACGTCGCGGCGGTCCGCCACATCCGCGCGATGCTCGCCGCCGGCCTGCCCACGGCAGTCATCGCCCGCCTGCTGGACTGCGTCCACGATGACGGCGACCGGATCGTGCCGACGGCCTGGCCGGGCATGGTGAGCAACCTGCGCAGGTAGCACCGGCGCATCACCGAGACCATCGAACGCCTCCAGACCTCCCAGCGCGCCCTCGACGCCATGCTCGCCTCCGTCCGTCCGTCCCCGTGATCAGGTGACGTCACAGGGCTTGTCGCCGCGACGTGATCTCTACGACGGACCATCTCGCGCTGACTCGCCGACATGCGGCAGGAACCCAGGCGAACCCGCACGCCCCGCCTCACCTCGGCCTGCGCCCGCTTCCACCAGGTCCGCCGGTTTCACGTCCACCAGCCTCATCAGCAGTTCCCGCGCGATGCAATGGGACAGATCCTCATCGTCGAACCGCATCACCCGGTTGACCGAAAACGGCACCACGGGAGGCAGGTACGGCAAGAACACATCCCCCCCCGCACCCCGAACGGAACGCAACCGCCCACGGTAAAGACGGCCGCATGGCGGCGCAGATGCGAACACTGCGCGATCGCCTCCGGGATGCACGCCCGGCACGTCGGAGGAGCGTTGGTGTAACCGTCACCCGCACCCCCGTAATCCGACGACAACAACCACCAGATACGACCCGTCTCCGCATCCACCGCCGAGCGTGCGCACACCTGACACAGGCCCTTCGCCATGCAGCGCCACTGCCGACGCGTGTTGACCGTCGTGAAGTCCGGCCGCCCCGCCCGCGTCTGCTTCTGCCGCAACCGCAGGACACCCTGGGTATAGTCACCCCGGTGAGGGTCGGCATAGCTCAGCCGCATCCCACCCGCAGCAGGCACCCACACCAGGCGATGGGTCTCGGCCTCCCCCGTCCAGCCGATCACGTACGGGTAGCGGAACGCGGTCCCAGCCGCGCTCTGGTTGAGGCTCATGACGACGCCTCATCTGCGACACGCGGAACCGTCCCATACATCCGCTCATAGCGCTCCTGGCAGAAACCCGCCACGCGCCGCACAGCCGTCTCCATCGCCGAGCACGGACATGACGTGTAGTTCCACGTCCCCTGCTTACTCGTCTGGTGCAGGCACCAGCGGAAACGCCACCCGTACGGACCCCACTCGCACCACACGGCCAGCCCGACCGCCCAGATCCCCACCAGCGCGATGCCCTCGCACTCGCTGATCTGTGACTTGATCCCGTGCCTCTCCAAGCCCTCCGCCAGCGCCCGCGCCAGGCTCCCCGCCGGACTGTCCACCCCAGCCCGCGCCCTCACGCCTTCCTCCCAGCCCCGCCCACGAAATCCACCCTCGCCGCATCGCTCTCGGCGTATGGATCTTCCG
This genomic interval from Nonomuraea helvata contains the following:
- a CDS encoding NAD+ synthase, producing MAQLRIALAQTNPTVGDLDSNADRLITWTRDAAARGAHLVVFTEMFLTGYPVEDLVLRTSFVDASIRTLEEVARRLEREGLGDLPVVVGYVDRAGLAPRVGQPKGASLDAAALLHRGEVVTRTAKHHLPNYGVFDEYRYFVRGDRLPIFRLHGVDVAIAVCEDLWQEGGPVSVVGQAGAGLLVVPNASPYEKEKDDVRLELCERRAREAGCALVYVNQVGGQDELVFDGDSIVVDGSGSLVARAGQFREELLVVDLDLPVSDAETGTFPYDASDGTTITVDRTVLSDTPVEPYEPAPATIAERLDLHAEVYSALVLAVRDYVAKNGFQSVILGLSGGIDSALTATIASDAIGPSRVNVVLMPSRYSSDHSLADAEELVRRQGVTSEVVPIADIVDAFEKEIDLSGLAAENLQARVRGMILMGLSNQHGHLVLTTGNKSELATGYSTLYGDSAGGFAPIKDVPKTMVWDLSRWRNANSLPEFLLEAKAPIPENSIVKEPSAELRPDQRDTDSLPPYEVLDRLLDDYVEKDMGSQELIAAGHDPALVTRVIRLVDLAEYKRRQYPPGPKITPKNFGRDRRLPITNRWRETTGQA
- a CDS encoding GNAT family N-acetyltransferase yields the protein MELLRVELGVIWRLDERGRLPGPEDLVIGVAADGMTAAVSGHVPGPLAARLLDLVSQGVPSPPGHPPDVLARCRELLGDDHAVSGGPSYLVRPPVRFEVPAEVLRSDDPAHVERVRPLRPSTWEPGEWDALVGGGEGAPWAMIVEDGQVAAVCHSARLTPEGAEAGTWTSPAFRGRGYAAATTAVWAGLLPDLPLFYSTGADNRSSQRVAGRLGLRPLGWLWKLTP
- a CDS encoding SDR family NAD(P)-dependent oxidoreductase; translated protein: MMPGVVIIGAGPGIGRSVARRFAREGLPVALVSRTGTGLDLDGALTYQADVADEDGLRAALDAVSAELGTPDVVVYNAAIIRPDTPGEVSVRAQLDAWAVNVVGAMVAAAHVAPAMARRGSGSFLVTGGMPEPKAAYASLSLGKAGVRTLVKLLDQEYGPSGVHVASVTVAGPVAPGTDFDPDDIAEHYWRLHTQPRDRWEQEVLHARA
- a CDS encoding transposase, with protein sequence MTTPPLVAEGAGRARYTYRLRVSSTARAALLAEWDRCRWVWNECVAKSKQVHLHNRAHPGDKRTCGPAQLDKMLTEARRITPWLRAGSSVPQQQIIRDFGKSRAKALKDIAERLPVRQRAGMPRLKKKDLTDPSLNYTRRGFGIKDGRLHLAGGIVLSVVWSRGLPGEPSSVRVYRDSLGHWYCSFVVPAQVQLLPETGRVIGIDWGVTETATTTSDDHDLPHPEYGKKAQARLGRYDKMMARRKPAKGRPGSRGYRAAKKLRAKQYKKVARQREDTGRKWAKRVVRDHDALAVEDFKPKFLAKSTMARKAADAAIGATKRALIEMGRKHGRDVRLVHPAHTTTECAPCGARTKHALPLSERTYTCTSCGTSRPRDKNSAHVMLVRAGLNPAGADRVRPDSPQDRQAA
- a CDS encoding MerR family transcriptional regulator, coding for MKIGDRAQRNGVSRRLLRYYEEQGLLRPVRLPNGYREYGEPDVAAVRHIRAMLAAGLPTAVIARLLDCVHDDGDRIVPTAWPGMVSNLRR